In Neisseria dentiae, one DNA window encodes the following:
- the menA gene encoding 1,4-dihydroxy-2-naphthoate octaprenyltransferase, which yields MSVRNWLAAARLRTLPLAAASVLCGMLTAALQHRGNLTVSALCLLTALSLQILSNLANDYGDACNGADTLARKGPARMVSSGRISPAAMARGVKLTAAVSCLLGIALLCSALPAISAAEPQSWLLWLLLGAASVAAAFAYTAGKKPYGYIGLGDLAVLVFFGWLGVLGTEYLHTGRLNAASWLPATALGLWCAMVLNINNMRDIASDRLAGKTTVAVRLGLPRAKIYHTVLLLVAAAAWALWLPLHFGGGLFLLCAALLAASAIHLYLLKKAQFSAELDKLLPQWSITVLLWILLLWLNAPL from the coding sequence ATGTCTGTACGCAACTGGCTGGCCGCAGCCCGTTTACGCACCCTGCCGCTGGCCGCCGCTTCGGTATTGTGCGGCATGCTCACCGCCGCGCTGCAACACCGGGGCAACTTAACCGTGTCGGCCCTGTGCCTGCTCACCGCCCTGTCGCTGCAAATCCTCAGCAATCTGGCCAACGATTACGGCGATGCCTGCAACGGGGCCGACACGTTGGCACGCAAAGGCCCCGCACGCATGGTCAGTTCCGGCCGCATCAGCCCGGCGGCTATGGCGCGCGGGGTGAAGCTGACGGCAGCGGTTTCGTGCCTGCTCGGCATCGCCCTGCTCTGCTCCGCCCTGCCCGCGATTTCGGCCGCCGAACCGCAAAGCTGGCTGCTGTGGCTGTTGCTCGGCGCGGCTTCCGTGGCCGCCGCTTTTGCCTACACCGCCGGCAAAAAGCCCTACGGCTATATCGGGCTGGGCGACTTGGCGGTGTTGGTGTTTTTCGGCTGGCTGGGCGTGCTGGGCACGGAATACCTGCACACAGGCCGTCTGAACGCCGCCTCGTGGCTGCCTGCTACGGCATTGGGTTTGTGGTGCGCGATGGTGTTGAATATCAACAATATGCGCGACATCGCCTCCGACCGGCTGGCCGGCAAAACCACCGTTGCCGTACGCTTGGGGCTGCCGCGTGCCAAAATCTACCATACCGTGCTGCTGCTGGTGGCGGCGGCGGCATGGGCGCTGTGGCTGCCGCTGCATTTTGGCGGCGGCCTGTTTCTTTTATGCGCCGCATTGCTGGCGGCTTCGGCCATCCACTTGTATTTGCTGAAAAAAGCCCAATTTTCTGCCGAGTTGGACAAGCTCCTGCCGCAATGGAGCATCACGGTTTTGCTGTGGATATTGCTGTTATGGCTGAATGCGCCGCTTTAG
- the aceK gene encoding bifunctional isocitrate dehydrogenase kinase/phosphatase — MPRQLTQQLGREVAETMLAGFNKHYRLFREVTERAKELFEQKNWRGIQDLVAERIQMYDQRVREAVDALRSEHAATALSDDVWAAAKTEYIALLVNHKQPELAETFFNSVSTKLLAKEYFNNQFIFVKPSTSTEYIDSNPPTFRSFYPETQGLRGCLRNILRHFGWNVPFADLNRDIGNILRAARRHFQAEWPPQEMNLHVRVLNSPFYRNKGAYIFGQIVNGAVRHPFALAVLHDEASGRLKVDAALFEAQQIAVLFSFARAYFLVDMPVPSGYIRFLHDMLPMRAPGDLYTMVGLQKQGKNIWWREFAQHLEYSHDKFILAPGVKGLVMSVFTLPSFPYVFKVIKDKFGPNKDFDREYVRQKYLLVKKHDRVGRMADTLEFSNVALPKSRCDEEFLNEMRTLAPSQFEENEEWAIIKHVYVEYRLKPLNLFMQRAKPADKAAAVIDYGYALKELASANIFPGDMLYKNFGMTRFGRVIFYDYDEIEYMTDCNFRKIPPAPNPEYEMSGEVWYPVNKGDVFPEEFGPFLLGEPDVRQVFLQHHKDLLTPEFWQGKKERLQQGLYDDFFPYPQSVRFTPDQTAAGLAGDADA, encoded by the coding sequence ATGCCCCGACAACTCACCCAGCAACTTGGGCGGGAAGTGGCCGAAACCATGCTCGCCGGTTTCAACAAACACTACCGCCTTTTCCGAGAAGTTACCGAGCGCGCCAAAGAGCTTTTCGAGCAGAAAAACTGGCGCGGCATTCAAGATTTGGTGGCCGAGCGCATCCAGATGTATGACCAGCGTGTGCGCGAAGCCGTCGATGCCCTGCGCAGCGAACACGCCGCCACCGCCTTAAGCGACGATGTATGGGCGGCGGCCAAAACCGAATACATCGCCCTGCTCGTCAACCACAAACAACCCGAGCTGGCGGAAACCTTTTTCAACTCGGTTTCCACCAAACTCTTGGCCAAAGAATATTTCAACAACCAGTTTATCTTCGTCAAACCCTCCACCAGCACCGAATACATCGACTCCAATCCGCCCACGTTCCGCTCGTTTTATCCCGAAACGCAAGGGCTGCGCGGCTGCCTGCGCAACATACTGCGCCACTTCGGCTGGAACGTGCCGTTTGCCGATCTCAACCGCGACATCGGCAATATCCTGCGCGCCGCCCGCCGGCACTTTCAGGCCGAATGGCCGCCGCAGGAAATGAACCTGCACGTGCGCGTGCTCAACTCACCGTTTTACCGCAACAAAGGCGCCTACATTTTCGGGCAGATTGTCAACGGCGCCGTGCGCCACCCGTTTGCACTGGCCGTGCTGCACGACGAAGCCTCAGGCCGTCTGAAAGTGGATGCCGCCCTGTTTGAAGCCCAGCAGATTGCCGTGCTGTTTTCATTCGCCCGCGCCTATTTTCTGGTGGACATGCCCGTGCCCAGCGGCTACATCCGCTTTCTGCACGATATGCTGCCGATGCGCGCACCCGGCGACCTCTACACCATGGTCGGCCTGCAAAAACAAGGCAAAAACATCTGGTGGCGCGAGTTTGCCCAACACCTCGAATACTCGCACGACAAATTCATCCTCGCCCCCGGCGTGAAAGGGCTGGTGATGAGCGTGTTTACGCTGCCGTCGTTTCCCTATGTGTTTAAAGTGATTAAAGACAAATTCGGCCCCAACAAAGATTTCGACCGCGAATACGTGCGCCAAAAATACCTGCTGGTGAAAAAACACGACCGCGTCGGGCGCATGGCCGACACGCTCGAATTTTCCAACGTCGCCCTGCCCAAATCGCGCTGCGACGAAGAGTTTCTCAACGAAATGCGCACGCTCGCGCCGAGCCAGTTTGAAGAAAACGAAGAATGGGCGATTATCAAACACGTTTACGTCGAATACCGCCTCAAACCGCTCAACCTCTTTATGCAGCGTGCCAAACCCGCCGACAAAGCCGCCGCCGTTATCGACTACGGCTACGCGCTCAAAGAGCTGGCCTCGGCCAACATCTTTCCCGGCGACATGCTCTATAAAAACTTCGGCATGACCCGTTTCGGCCGCGTGATTTTCTACGACTACGACGAAATCGAATACATGACCGACTGCAACTTCCGCAAAATCCCGCCCGCGCCCAACCCCGAATACGAAATGTCGGGCGAAGTTTGGTATCCCGTCAACAAAGGCGACGTTTTCCCCGAAGAATTCGGCCCGTTCCTGCTCGGCGAACCCGACGTGCGGCAGGTATTCCTGCAACACCACAAAGACCTGCTCACCCCCGAATTCTGGCAGGGTAAAAAAGAGCGGCTGCAACAGGGGCTGTATGACGACTTCTTCCCCTACCCGCAATCCGTCCGCTTCACCCCCGACCAAACCGCCGCCGGGCTGGCGGGCGATGCCGATGCCTAA
- the coaD gene encoding pantetheine-phosphate adenylyltransferase gives MTTHVLRRAVYAGSFDPPTNGHLWMIREAQALFDELIVSIGVNPDKKSTYTVAERQAMLEAISSEFPNVRITSFENQFLVNYAHSVGAKFIVRGIRTASDYEYERTIRYINSDLHPNIATVFLMPPREFAEVSSTMVKGMVGPDGWRDMIRRYVPVAVYDKILQDNQST, from the coding sequence ATGACTACCCACGTTCTGCGCCGCGCCGTTTATGCCGGCAGTTTCGATCCGCCGACCAACGGCCATTTGTGGATGATACGCGAAGCACAAGCCCTGTTCGACGAGTTAATCGTGTCCATCGGCGTTAACCCCGACAAAAAAAGCACCTACACCGTGGCGGAACGGCAAGCCATGCTCGAAGCCATTTCCAGCGAATTTCCCAACGTGCGCATCACCTCGTTTGAAAACCAGTTTCTGGTCAACTATGCCCACAGCGTCGGCGCCAAATTCATCGTGCGCGGCATACGCACGGCTTCCGACTACGAATACGAGCGCACCATACGCTATATCAATTCCGACCTTCACCCCAATATCGCCACGGTGTTTCTGATGCCGCCGCGCGAATTCGCCGAAGTTTCCTCCACCATGGTGAAAGGCATGGTCGGCCCCGACGGCTGGCGCGACATGATACGCCGCTATGTGCCCGTGGCGGTGTACGACAAAATCCTGCAAGACAACCAAAGCACTTAA
- a CDS encoding Bax inhibitor-1/YccA family protein has translation MQNDVYDYTQTAGAVQKNTVLRKTYGLLGISFIPCAIGAFLSSQAGINLYAMFGNRWIAFGVVLAFFYGMCFLIEKNRYSNTGAALLMAFTFGMGVLISPLLQYSLSFSNGAQIVGLAAAMTAAVFFTMAAVARRTKADMNSLGRFLLVGAVVLMVGVVANMFLQIPAFSLALSAAFVIFSSLMIMWQIRTVIDGGETSHISAALTIFISIYNIFSSLLNILLSLGGED, from the coding sequence ATGCAAAACGACGTTTACGACTACACCCAAACCGCCGGCGCGGTGCAGAAAAATACCGTATTGCGCAAAACCTACGGCCTGCTCGGCATTTCATTCATTCCCTGCGCCATCGGTGCGTTTCTCAGCAGCCAGGCCGGCATCAACCTGTATGCCATGTTCGGCAACCGCTGGATTGCGTTCGGCGTGGTGCTGGCCTTTTTCTACGGTATGTGTTTCTTAATCGAGAAAAACCGCTACAGCAACACCGGCGCGGCACTGCTGATGGCGTTCACTTTCGGCATGGGCGTGCTGATCAGCCCGCTGCTGCAATACAGCCTCAGCTTCAGCAACGGCGCGCAAATCGTCGGCCTTGCCGCCGCCATGACCGCAGCCGTGTTCTTCACCATGGCCGCCGTGGCGCGCCGCACCAAAGCCGATATGAACAGCCTCGGCCGCTTCCTGCTGGTGGGCGCGGTGGTGCTGATGGTGGGCGTGGTGGCCAATATGTTCCTGCAAATACCCGCGTTTTCACTCGCCCTTTCTGCCGCTTTCGTGATTTTCAGCTCGCTGATGATTATGTGGCAGATCCGCACCGTTATCGACGGCGGCGAAACCAGCCACATCAGTGCCGCGTTAACCATCTTTATCTCTATCTATAATATTTTCAGCAGCCTGCTGAACATTCTGCTCTCTTTGGGCGGCGAAGATTGA